From the genome of Desulfobulbaceae bacterium:
TTTTTATTCAGACGAAGGCAGCGAACCCCCGCATATTCATGTGGCAACACCTGACGGGGAATGCAAGTTCTGGCTTGATCCTGTTAGGCTGGCCCGAAACAAAGGTGTCGCTCCCGCGACTGTTCGCC
Proteins encoded in this window:
- a CDS encoding DUF4160 domain-containing protein, translated to MPTILRIGSFRFHFYSDEGSEPPHIHVATPDGECKFWLDPVRLARNKGVAPATVRQIETLVYNNLQLLLEKYHGLHHRS